One part of the Thermodesulfobacterium commune DSM 2178 genome encodes these proteins:
- a CDS encoding methyltransferase domain-containing protein, whose amino-acid sequence MLTVQAKTKLSFEFNGYQFNLKPGEKLLFANDVFGLLPANLQTQFEKTYSVLPPFYDGEDLNGKTLFVFMQGAIGDVLCSTVALREIKRRYPKSKLWVSVSGRARIVLENLPYIDKLLPHPAPIKEVVKANYMVKAVEMVNSPHFDNLNMVEWFLWKFKLYFAEDETPDVWVDLNVVEEIKKIFEEIKKVSGKDKILLFHYLASSIHRTLPPKLLKEIEDLISKEFVPVICSLPDEDLTVEVTLDVYGIKAANLSALMKDLRYLIAAVYLSDAVITADTSTLHIAGGLKKPTVFITGPIEGRLRSDTYPTVIPVRPKYTGQTCKSPCGIHAINEPCSEAKVKHQFYSPCIESIPPKVIYFALKDALLACQENYEKPESCPLCSFKGPFSLFEVINQHRIFECPSCGLQFGYPRKSMDYDIAYEQKIDDLLSFGDTAYKNYQQLEKEEDKELKKWKGLPRFNVLLPILEVLPKGKLLDVGCSSGNFMLIAKAKGFEVYGIDASEKAVELAKKYYKLRVAKALTFEELPSDFKGPYKVITAFEVIEHVENPLTFLKEIYELLEEGGATIISCPPYFAFKHLAKSYLKYQWWGNDYPPHHLNRFKPWTLYYGLKLAGFDEVVIFTEPLIPGTVLEGITPKSAEVELDEGQRLFIPSRFTANLVLANLTPLYINARYLGNFQYAIGIKGKSGLNWEKIIQRAINISAVDILWKDDKI is encoded by the coding sequence ATGCTTACCGTTCAAGCCAAAACCAAACTAAGTTTTGAGTTTAACGGTTATCAATTTAACCTAAAACCTGGGGAAAAGCTGCTTTTTGCTAACGATGTGTTTGGTCTTTTACCTGCCAACCTTCAAACTCAGTTTGAGAAAACCTATTCTGTCCTTCCTCCTTTTTATGATGGAGAGGACCTAAACGGAAAAACCCTTTTTGTGTTTATGCAAGGTGCCATAGGGGATGTGCTTTGTTCTACGGTGGCTTTACGTGAAATCAAAAGACGCTATCCAAAAAGTAAACTCTGGGTAAGTGTTTCTGGAAGGGCTCGTATAGTCTTAGAAAACCTGCCTTATATAGATAAACTTTTACCTCATCCTGCTCCTATAAAAGAGGTGGTAAAAGCTAACTACATGGTTAAGGCAGTAGAAATGGTTAATTCCCCTCATTTTGATAACCTAAACATGGTAGAATGGTTTTTATGGAAGTTTAAACTTTATTTTGCTGAAGACGAAACCCCTGACGTTTGGGTTGACTTAAACGTGGTAGAGGAGATAAAAAAAATATTTGAAGAAATCAAAAAGGTTTCCGGAAAAGACAAGATACTGCTTTTTCACTATCTTGCTTCTTCTATCCACAGAACCCTTCCTCCTAAACTCCTTAAAGAAATAGAAGACCTAATTTCTAAAGAGTTTGTTCCTGTTATTTGTAGTCTACCTGACGAAGATTTAACAGTAGAGGTAACCCTTGATGTTTACGGGATAAAAGCAGCCAACCTTTCTGCCTTAATGAAAGACCTCAGGTATTTGATAGCTGCTGTTTACTTATCTGACGCAGTCATCACTGCAGATACTTCTACTTTACACATAGCAGGAGGCCTTAAAAAACCTACAGTTTTTATAACCGGTCCTATTGAAGGTAGACTGAGATCTGACACTTATCCAACGGTTATTCCAGTTCGTCCTAAATACACAGGACAAACCTGCAAATCTCCCTGTGGAATCCATGCTATTAATGAACCCTGTTCAGAGGCTAAGGTTAAGCATCAGTTTTACAGCCCCTGTATCGAAAGCATCCCTCCTAAAGTGATTTATTTTGCTTTAAAAGATGCTCTGTTAGCCTGTCAAGAAAACTATGAAAAACCAGAAAGCTGCCCCTTGTGTAGTTTTAAAGGACCGTTTAGCCTGTTTGAGGTCATAAACCAGCACCGCATTTTTGAATGCCCAAGCTGTGGACTTCAATTTGGTTATCCTCGTAAAAGTATGGACTATGATATAGCCTATGAACAAAAGATTGATGACCTTTTAAGTTTTGGAGATACAGCTTACAAAAATTATCAACAATTAGAAAAAGAGGAGGACAAAGAACTAAAAAAATGGAAAGGTCTTCCCAGGTTTAACGTATTGCTTCCTATTTTAGAGGTTTTACCTAAGGGTAAACTTTTAGACGTAGGATGTTCAAGTGGTAATTTTATGTTGATTGCTAAGGCTAAAGGGTTTGAGGTTTACGGAATAGATGCAAGTGAAAAAGCGGTTGAACTTGCCAAAAAATACTACAAACTTAGGGTAGCTAAAGCCTTAACCTTTGAAGAACTCCCTTCAGATTTTAAAGGCCCCTATAAGGTAATCACAGCCTTTGAGGTAATCGAACATGTAGAAAACCCTTTAACCTTTCTTAAGGAAATCTACGAACTTTTAGAAGAAGGGGGAGCCACCATTATCAGCTGTCCTCCTTATTTTGCTTTTAAACATTTAGCCAAATCCTATCTAAAATACCAATGGTGGGGCAATGACTACCCACCTCATCACCTAAACCGTTTTAAACCCTGGACCTTGTATTACGGTTTAAAACTTGCCGGGTTTGATGAGGTAGTCATTTTTACAGAACCTTTAATCCCAGGGACCGTGCTTGAAGGAATAACTCCTAAAAGCGCCGAGGTAGAGTTAGATGAAGGACAAAGACTTTTCATTCCTTCAAGATTTACGGCTAATCTGGTTTTAGCAAACCTCACCCCTCTATACATCAACGCACGATACTTAGGAAACTTTCAGTATGCTATAGGAATAAAAGGAAAAAGTGGGCTTAACTGGGAAAAAATTATTCAAAGGGCAATAAATATTTCTGCGGTAGACATACTGTGGAAGGATGATAAAATCTAA
- a CDS encoding SapC family protein, with protein sequence MFTPSQLFKNPVILEPEEHKNLKVLKPDNYSFMEGVEIIPLGYSEILPATMYYPVFFGMSEGMVFPFAVLGVQGKNPYLTKEGSFKIDYIPKLVKFYPFGLVYLREEGKENFLVAVDERFTTTEEGEPLFTETGEETSFFAEVKKKLTDLALDLKKALEFSQDLLVKGCITQTSFVMNGPLGKVEFKNLFLANIETLRRLQPEKLYYLNTSGYLPVLYGAYFSVRNFKIFELLYSVTIEIY encoded by the coding sequence ATGTTTACTCCGTCTCAACTTTTTAAAAATCCTGTTATCCTTGAACCAGAAGAACATAAAAATTTAAAGGTTCTAAAACCTGATAACTATTCCTTTATGGAAGGGGTAGAAATCATACCCCTTGGCTATTCAGAAATACTTCCGGCTACGATGTATTATCCCGTGTTTTTTGGTATGTCTGAGGGGATGGTTTTTCCTTTTGCTGTGCTTGGGGTCCAAGGCAAGAATCCTTATTTAACCAAGGAGGGAAGTTTTAAGATAGACTATATTCCCAAGTTAGTAAAGTTTTATCCCTTTGGGCTGGTTTATCTTAGAGAAGAAGGGAAAGAAAACTTTCTGGTTGCTGTGGACGAGAGATTTACCACAACCGAAGAAGGAGAGCCCCTTTTTACCGAAACAGGAGAAGAGACTTCTTTCTTTGCTGAGGTAAAGAAAAAACTCACTGATTTAGCTTTAGACTTAAAGAAAGCTCTAGAGTTTAGTCAGGATCTTTTAGTAAAAGGTTGTATCACCCAGACATCTTTTGTGATGAACGGACCTTTAGGAAAGGTTGAGTTTAAAAATCTGTTTCTTGCAAACATCGAAACCTTAAGACGTCTTCAGCCTGAAAAACTTTATTATCTAAACACTTCAGGATACCTTCCTGTACTTTATGGAGCCTATTTTAGTGTCAGAAATTTTAAGATTTTTGAACTATTGTATAGTGTAACCATAGAAATTTATTAA
- the pyrF gene encoding orotidine-5'-phosphate decarboxylase, which yields MMNPRDRIVFPLDVPTIDEALRWVDRLKDLVGVFKVGFELYTSCGPKVIEEIKKRCNNKIFLDLKLNDIPNTVLRTIRVASNLGVDWITVHALSGAESLKSAVSAAYNNLKILAVTVLTSLERADLMELGFNAELVREVKDLVLRLTKIAYKAGCDGIVCSAKETSQIKEVYPELFTVVPGIRLEGARKDDQVRVVTPYEAILSGADYLVIGRPIREAFSPEKTCIEIAEEIEKALAQKNQNKDSG from the coding sequence ATGATGAACCCTCGTGATAGGATAGTATTCCCTTTAGATGTCCCAACTATAGATGAGGCTTTAAGATGGGTAGATAGACTAAAGGACTTGGTAGGGGTCTTTAAAGTTGGTTTTGAACTTTATACAAGTTGTGGCCCCAAAGTAATAGAAGAGATAAAAAAGAGATGCAATAACAAAATCTTTTTAGATTTAAAATTAAACGACATCCCGAACACTGTACTTAGGACTATAAGGGTAGCCTCTAATTTAGGGGTTGATTGGATAACCGTTCATGCTCTTTCTGGGGCAGAAAGTTTAAAAAGCGCGGTAAGTGCCGCTTACAACAACCTAAAAATATTAGCTGTTACGGTTTTAACCTCACTTGAGAGAGCAGACCTTATGGAATTAGGCTTTAACGCTGAACTGGTAAGGGAGGTTAAAGACTTGGTTTTAAGGTTAACCAAGATTGCTTATAAAGCTGGTTGTGATGGGATAGTTTGTTCAGCCAAAGAAACATCTCAAATAAAAGAAGTCTATCCTGAGTTGTTTACTGTGGTCCCGGGTATTAGGTTGGAAGGAGCAAGAAAGGACGACCAAGTAAGAGTAGTCACCCCTTATGAAGCCATCCTTTCTGGTGCAGACTATCTTGTGATAGGAAGACCTATCAGAGAAGCCTTTTCTCCTGAAAAAACATGTATAGAGATCGCCGAAGAAATAGAAAAAGCCTTAGCCCAAAAGAATCAAAACAAGGATAGCGGATAA
- the nrdR gene encoding transcriptional regulator NrdR, whose translation MKCPRCKVLETKVIDSRVIEEGYTIRRRRECTNCGYRFTTYEKLELDIMIVKKDGRREPYNREKLISGIRKACHKRSISEEAILSFVNELELDLIQRGEKEVPSGYLGERVMQALKAWDKVAYIRFASVYKDFKDVEEFLTQIKELNHDEPS comes from the coding sequence ATGAAATGTCCAAGATGTAAGGTCTTAGAAACCAAAGTCATAGACTCAAGGGTTATAGAAGAAGGGTATACCATAAGAAGAAGGCGAGAATGTACCAATTGTGGATACAGGTTTACTACCTATGAAAAACTTGAGTTAGATATCATGATAGTTAAAAAGGATGGAAGAAGAGAACCTTATAATCGGGAAAAGCTTATTTCAGGCATAAGAAAGGCTTGTCACAAAAGGTCTATCAGCGAAGAGGCTATCTTAAGTTTTGTAAACGAGCTTGAGCTTGACCTTATTCAAAGGGGAGAAAAAGAGGTGCCTTCTGGATATCTGGGAGAACGGGTAATGCAGGCTTTAAAGGCTTGGGATAAGGTGGCTTATATACGTTTTGCTTCAGTTTATAAGGACTTTAAAGACGTAGAAGAATTTCTAACCCAAATAAAAGAGTTGAACCATGATGAACCCTCGTGA
- a CDS encoding NOL1/NOP2/sun family putative RNA methylase yields the protein MGKERVKNHRPLDYKEYFAQYQDLIPDYSEFLECLKKQHRQYFCINTLKIRTHEEKERLLEILRQKNIQFEPVQEVPFFYRVVNNEEVSLGNLEEYSLGLIHSMTLASSLPVIALDPKPGDLVLDLCAAPGGKTCLIAILTQDKATVVANDKRVDRLTALVANLKRLGVASAITTRYRGEQFPFGIPFNKVLVDAPCSGEGRYRVGLEGEILYQKGHGKTNLQSIQKGLLVRAFDLLSPGGVLVYSTCTINPKENEEVVDYLLRKRQAKLVDWVSPLPYHEGVTEWEGKPYHPDLRLTKRYYTHKIDAVGFFVAKIIKLV from the coding sequence ATGGGAAAGGAAAGGGTTAAAAACCACAGACCTTTGGACTATAAAGAGTATTTTGCACAATATCAGGATTTGATCCCTGATTATTCAGAGTTTTTAGAATGTTTAAAAAAACAGCATCGTCAGTATTTTTGTATAAACACCCTAAAGATAAGAACTCACGAGGAGAAGGAGCGTCTTTTAGAAATTTTAAGACAAAAAAATATTCAGTTTGAACCGGTTCAAGAGGTTCCTTTTTTTTATAGGGTGGTTAACAACGAAGAGGTTTCGTTAGGAAATTTAGAGGAGTATAGTTTAGGTTTAATCCATTCTATGACCTTAGCGAGTAGTCTTCCTGTAATAGCCCTTGATCCTAAACCAGGAGATTTAGTGCTTGATTTATGTGCTGCTCCAGGAGGGAAAACTTGTCTTATAGCCATTTTAACCCAAGATAAAGCTACCGTGGTAGCTAACGACAAAAGAGTAGACCGTTTAACCGCTTTGGTAGCCAATCTTAAACGTTTAGGGGTTGCTTCTGCCATAACTACCCGTTATCGAGGAGAACAGTTCCCCTTTGGGATTCCTTTTAATAAGGTGTTGGTCGATGCCCCTTGTTCTGGAGAAGGAAGATATAGGGTAGGGCTTGAAGGTGAAATACTTTATCAAAAAGGACATGGTAAAACCAACCTTCAATCTATTCAAAAGGGTTTGTTAGTAAGAGCCTTTGACCTTTTATCTCCAGGAGGGGTGTTGGTTTATAGCACCTGTACGATAAACCCAAAAGAAAACGAGGAAGTAGTAGACTATCTTTTGCGAAAAAGACAGGCTAAACTGGTAGATTGGGTTTCTCCTCTTCCTTATCATGAAGGAGTTACTGAATGGGAAGGCAAACCTTATCATCCAGACCTAAGGCTTACTAAAAGGTATTATACTCATAAAATAGATGCCGTAGGCTTTTTTGTCGCTAAAATTATCAAGTTAGTTTAG
- a CDS encoding HAD family hydrolase: MKPFVFFDLDGTLIDSMPYHAKAWIEALAEYGIKFKEEEVYLYEGAIEFEMVRDIFLQKGFNIDKDFFEALFKKQKAIFLSRYASKVKPFPEVPGILETLKKEKKGLALVTSSHAEILEKVLPKSFYSYFSVVLTGDKIKKRKPHPDPYLEALKAFNVSIEQGLVVENSPAGVTSAKRANLFCVAITTTLPEEHLRLADLIVKDHTELKEVLLNGKGKG; this comes from the coding sequence ATGAAGCCCTTTGTTTTTTTTGACCTTGACGGAACTCTAATAGACAGTATGCCTTATCATGCTAAAGCCTGGATAGAGGCTCTGGCTGAATATGGTATAAAGTTTAAAGAAGAAGAGGTGTATCTATACGAAGGGGCTATAGAGTTTGAGATGGTCCGAGACATTTTTCTGCAAAAAGGATTTAACATAGACAAAGATTTCTTCGAGGCTCTCTTTAAAAAACAAAAGGCTATTTTTCTTAGTCGTTATGCCTCGAAAGTCAAACCTTTTCCTGAGGTTCCAGGTATTTTAGAAACCTTAAAAAAAGAAAAGAAAGGTTTAGCCCTGGTTACCAGCTCTCATGCAGAAATTTTAGAGAAAGTTTTACCTAAGAGTTTTTATTCTTATTTTTCGGTAGTACTTACAGGGGATAAAATAAAGAAAAGAAAGCCTCATCCAGATCCGTATTTAGAGGCGTTAAAGGCTTTTAATGTCTCGATAGAACAAGGTTTGGTGGTAGAAAATTCTCCTGCAGGAGTGACTTCAGCCAAAAGGGCAAATCTTTTTTGTGTAGCTATTACTACCACCTTACCTGAGGAACACCTAAGGTTGGCAGACCTGATAGTAAAAGACCATACCGAGCTTAAAGAGGTTTTGTTGAATGGGAAAGGAAAGGGTTAA
- a CDS encoding DUF167 domain-containing protein, translating to MVLEIKVHPEKKKDRISGYKLPNFLEVELKAKPQNNQANEALIRFLSTIFNISEKQIKILKGKTQPKKLVNLEGLDLNQFEIYVKKVLDRD from the coding sequence ATGGTGTTAGAGATAAAGGTTCATCCAGAAAAAAAGAAAGACCGTATTTCAGGTTATAAACTCCCTAATTTTTTAGAGGTAGAGCTTAAGGCCAAACCTCAAAATAACCAGGCTAACGAAGCCTTAATCCGATTTTTGAGCACAATTTTTAACATTTCAGAGAAGCAGATAAAAATTCTCAAAGGAAAAACTCAACCTAAAAAACTGGTAAACTTGGAAGGGCTTGATCTCAATCAATTTGAGATTTATGTCAAAAAAGTTTTAGACAGGGATTAA
- a CDS encoding YggT family protein, with protein MLSILLKSLYQVIDLLLSVYVWIIIARCIISWVNPYPYHPVVRFLYRVTEPVLGPARRIIPPIAGLDLSPILVIFLIYFVQNLMQYLVTRYLFF; from the coding sequence ATGCTAAGCATTCTATTAAAATCTCTTTACCAGGTGATAGACCTTTTGTTAAGTGTTTATGTATGGATTATCATCGCAAGGTGTATTATCTCTTGGGTAAACCCCTATCCTTATCATCCGGTAGTAAGGTTTTTATATAGGGTAACTGAACCTGTGCTTGGGCCAGCAAGAAGGATTATCCCACCGATAGCTGGTTTAGACTTGAGCCCTATATTGGTGATTTTCTTGATTTACTTTGTTCAAAACCTGATGCAGTACTTAGTAACCAGATATCTATTTTTCTAA
- a CDS encoding PhoH family protein, whose amino-acid sequence MSLQEVKPELSVKEVVLEDYPIVRTLYGERGNNFKILENFFRVQISLKGNHIFIKGEPIDLELAEKTIAELYGLIKSGYTIYPSDVEYASRIILENPKANLKEIFLDTIFVTSGRKVITPKGITQKKYIEAIRRSEIVFGIGPAGTGKTYLAVAMAVSYLMKGEVNRLILVRPAVEAGEKLGFLPGDIAEKVNPYLRPLYDALYDMLSFDKVARLFQKGAIEIAPLAFMRGRTLNEAFIILDEAQNTTSEQMKMFLTRLGQNSKAVITGDVTQIDLPDPKKSGLLEAMEVLEGIEGISFIYFTKSDVVRHPIVQRIIEAYEKKEQKEKKG is encoded by the coding sequence ATGAGTTTACAGGAAGTAAAACCAGAATTAAGCGTTAAAGAAGTGGTTTTAGAGGATTATCCTATTGTTAGAACCCTTTATGGAGAAAGGGGAAACAATTTTAAAATTTTAGAAAATTTTTTTAGGGTTCAGATTTCTCTTAAGGGAAATCACATCTTTATCAAAGGAGAGCCTATAGACCTTGAGCTTGCGGAAAAAACCATAGCTGAGCTTTATGGATTAATAAAATCAGGATATACCATCTATCCTTCAGACGTAGAATATGCCTCAAGGATTATCCTTGAAAACCCAAAAGCTAACCTTAAGGAGATTTTTTTAGATACCATCTTTGTTACCTCAGGGCGTAAGGTTATTACCCCTAAGGGTATTACGCAAAAAAAATATATAGAGGCCATCAGAAGGTCTGAAATAGTTTTTGGGATAGGACCTGCTGGTACGGGAAAAACTTATTTGGCTGTTGCTATGGCGGTTTCTTACCTGATGAAAGGAGAGGTTAACAGACTTATTTTAGTCAGACCTGCGGTAGAGGCAGGAGAAAAATTAGGTTTTCTACCTGGTGACATTGCAGAAAAGGTTAATCCATATCTTAGGCCTTTGTATGATGCTCTTTATGATATGCTTTCCTTTGATAAGGTGGCAAGGTTGTTTCAAAAAGGGGCGATAGAGATAGCTCCCTTAGCCTTTATGAGAGGAAGAACCTTGAATGAGGCCTTTATCATCTTGGATGAAGCTCAAAACACAACCTCTGAGCAGATGAAAATGTTCTTGACCCGTCTTGGGCAAAATTCTAAAGCAGTTATCACCGGAGACGTGACCCAGATAGATTTGCCTGATCCTAAAAAATCAGGTCTTCTTGAGGCTATGGAAGTTCTTGAGGGTATTGAAGGTATTTCTTTTATTTACTTTACTAAGAGTGACGTAGTAAGACATCCTATCGTTCAACGAATTATAGAGGCCTATGAAAAAAAAGAACAAAAGGAGAAGAAAGGTTAA
- a CDS encoding methyl-accepting chemotaxis protein has product MLTVLNHIKDISEQITILAINSSIEAARAGKAGAGFSVIADEIRKLAIKIESIVKDILFKMKTLQEEMDKSYEFF; this is encoded by the coding sequence ATGCTTACTGTTTTAAACCACATTAAAGACATCTCCGAACAGATAACCATTTTAGCTATAAACTCAAGCATAGAGGCAGCTCGTGCTGGAAAGGCAGGGGCTGGATTCTCTGTGATTGCTGATGAAATAAGGAAACTTGCGATAAAAATTGAGAGTATAGTAAAGGATATTCTTTTTAAAATGAAAACACTACAGGAAGAAATGGATAAAAGCTATGAATTTTTTTAG
- a CDS encoding GGDEF domain-containing response regulator, whose amino-acid sequence MMRKILVILPVTFLRKLVEDILKNYFHDISLVATVKEALSLIKAGQIPDLIISSYILEDGDVFDLLEALEKEQKIQKVPVLLLTSEEDPELIERALKKGVLEVILKKDIPKKLPKVLKDFVRIIELQHLEGNILYVEDTNLYIEFLTHLLEQTKLKVFSFQTVEEALKFFEQNDIDLVITDYILGVGDSGLDLVRSIRENPEKGDVPIIVLTGYDTPARRIELFKAGADDYIPKPPLKEEILIKVFNYLTKKKVLDRLKEKIRELESLYIKDPLTGLYNRNVIEDFLLKEFERAKRHNYDIGFIMADLDKFKEINDKFGHLTGDKVIKTFAQIILNNIRKTDYGIRYGGEEFLIVCPHMDYQQVIRKAEEMRKELEEANVDGIKITASFGVTSLGLHPDKSLEELIDIADQALYNAKSLGRNTVKFL is encoded by the coding sequence ATGATGAGAAAGATTTTGGTAATACTTCCTGTAACATTTTTAAGAAAATTGGTGGAAGATATACTAAAAAATTACTTTCACGATATTTCTTTAGTAGCTACAGTCAAAGAAGCTTTGAGTTTGATAAAAGCTGGTCAAATTCCTGATTTGATAATTTCCTCATATATTTTAGAGGATGGAGATGTTTTTGATCTGTTAGAAGCACTTGAAAAAGAGCAAAAAATCCAAAAAGTTCCGGTTTTATTGTTAACTTCAGAAGAGGACCCAGAGTTGATAGAGAGGGCTTTAAAAAAAGGTGTATTAGAGGTTATCCTGAAAAAGGATATACCTAAAAAACTTCCTAAGGTTTTAAAAGATTTTGTCAGAATCATAGAGCTGCAACATTTAGAAGGTAACATTCTTTATGTAGAAGATACCAATTTATACATAGAATTTTTAACCCATCTTTTAGAACAGACTAAATTAAAAGTTTTCTCTTTTCAAACCGTAGAAGAAGCTTTAAAGTTTTTTGAACAAAACGATATAGACCTTGTGATAACCGACTACATTTTAGGTGTAGGAGATTCAGGGTTAGATTTAGTTAGAAGTATAAGAGAAAACCCGGAAAAAGGAGATGTTCCTATCATAGTGCTTACCGGATATGATACACCTGCAAGAAGGATAGAGCTTTTTAAAGCAGGTGCAGATGATTACATCCCTAAGCCCCCTTTAAAAGAAGAAATTTTAATCAAGGTTTTTAATTATCTCACTAAAAAGAAAGTTTTAGATCGTTTGAAAGAAAAGATAAGAGAATTAGAAAGTCTCTACATAAAAGATCCGTTGACCGGTCTTTACAACCGCAACGTGATTGAAGATTTTTTGCTAAAAGAATTTGAAAGGGCCAAAAGACATAACTACGATATAGGGTTTATAATGGCTGATTTAGATAAATTTAAAGAGATAAACGACAAGTTTGGACATCTGACCGGAGATAAGGTTATCAAAACCTTTGCTCAGATCATTTTAAACAACATAAGAAAGACAGATTATGGAATAAGGTATGGAGGCGAAGAGTTTTTGATAGTGTGCCCTCATATGGACTACCAACAGGTGATTAGGAAGGCAGAAGAGATGAGAAAAGAACTTGAAGAAGCTAATGTAGACGGAATTAAGATTACCGCAAGCTTTGGAGTTACCTCTTTGGGTTTACATCCAGACAAATCTTTAGAAGAACTTATTGATATAGCAGACCAGGCACTTTATAATGCCAAGTCTTTAGGCAGAAACACGGTAAAGTTTTTGTAA
- a CDS encoding rubredoxin: MITKDLKNAWVCTLNNCGYIYLPSKGDKHQHIPPNTPFEALPETWTCPNCGNPKKNFKRLKDLVEEK, encoded by the coding sequence ATGATCACCAAAGATTTAAAAAACGCTTGGGTTTGTACTTTGAACAACTGTGGTTATATCTATCTTCCCTCAAAAGGGGATAAACACCAACACATCCCTCCAAACACCCCTTTTGAGGCCCTTCCTGAAACCTGGACTTGTCCTAACTGTGGAAACCCTAAAAAAAATTTTAAGAGACTTAAGGACCTTGTAGAAGAAAAATAA